The following DNA comes from Bradyrhizobium sp. SK17.
CGGCACGTGCGGCCCCGACAGCCGCGGCAGGATCATCTGCTCCATCTCGAAGCTGACGATGGCGGCGGGATCCTCGCCCTCCGAGGTGAGCGGCACCTTCATCAGCAGCGGTACGTTGATGCCCGGATGGGTGACGCTCCACAGCGTCGCCATGCCGCCGCGGTGCACCCGCTCGCCGATGGTGAAACCATCGATCTCGGCGCCCGACTGCATGGTCAGCGCAGGCATCGGGATCACCTGCCGAGCGGCAGCCGGTCGGCCAGCCAATGCGGCAGGCCGTTCGCCCTGATCCGCGCCGCCGCGGTCGCGACGTCATAGGGCACGCGATGATAGGTGATCTCGCGGCTTGCGGTGTCGAACATCGCAAACGATGCCGCGGGATCGCCGTCGCGCGGCTGGCCGACCGAGCCGAGCACCGCGAGCCAGCGCCGTCCCGTCAACAATTGGACCGGGACGCCCGAGGTCGGGACGAAGCTCGTCATCTTGGCGGTCGAGGACATCGAGTAGAGGCCGGGACGGTGGATGTGGCCGCAGAACGTGATCTGCAACTCGGTGGCCATCATGCTGCGCGCGGCATCCGAGGTGTCTCGGACATAGCGCCACTTCGCCGGATCGGAGGCCTCGGAATGCACGTAGAGGCGGTTGTCCTCTTCGCGCAGGATCGGCAGGCCGGCGAGGAAGGCCTTCTGTTCGCCATTGAGCCGGCCGCGGGTCCAGTCGATGGCGGCCTGCGCATCGGCATTCATGCTGTCGCTGGGAACGCCAATCGCGTTGTCATGATTGCCGCGCACTGCGATCGCGCCCTCGGACACGAGCCCCACCACGGTATCGACAGCCCATTCGGGATCGGCGCCATAGCCGACGATATCGCCGAGGCAGACCAGCCGCTCGGCGCCACGCGCCCGCGCGGCATCGAGGCAGGCGGCGAAGGCCTGCCGGTTGGCATGAATATCGGCAAAGAGTGCAAGCCGCATCGTGGTCCGCGCTACTGATCCCTGCCCGATATCAAGCACACGCGGCCCCGGGCTCGCAATCGGGCCAAAGGCATCGGTCGATCAGAAGATGTAGGGAACAGTAGGAAACGCGACCGCTATTGCTTGCAGACCCGTACGCCCTTCAGCAGCAGGGCGATCAACGCATCGATCCGCGACGGGCATTCCGGCTTGGCCCATTCCTCGGCATGCGCCGGGTGATGGTAGCGGACGGTCGCATCGAACACGGCACGCGCGGTCGCCTTGACGTTGTCCATCTCGAACACGCCTTGCGCCACGCCGTCGGCCAGGATTTTCGCGACCAGATCGACCTGCTTGTCCTTGTAGGCTTCCACCACCTCGCGGGCGTCCTGCGCCAGCGCGAGGTAGGTCGCGAACATCTCGGGATCGTCGCAGACCTTCTTCTGCTTGATGGTAAAGGCGGTGCGCAGCCATTTCTCCAGCCGCTCCGGCGCCGGGCCCGAGCTCGCCGCGATCTTGCACAGCGGCTCGTTGGCGCGGTCGAGCCAGCGCTTGGCCACCGCGTCGCGCAGCGAAGCCTTGCTGGGGAAGTGGCGGTAGACGCTGCCGTGGCTGACATCCAGCGCACGGGCAACGTCGACGACGGTGGCCTTGGTCAACCCGAAGCGCCTCAAGACATCCTCAGTTGCCTCGAGGATCCGCTCGGGTGTCAAAACCACCGCCTCGTTCATGCGTTTACCGTCTGGTTATCGCTGTCCTGCCCGCGGGTGAATTTGGCGGCCTGGGCAGCCAAATGACGGGCGACGCGAAGGTTGAGCCACTGTTGAATCTGGGCGGTCAATTGGAAGATTTCTATCGTCATGGAGGTAGTCCTTCGAGGTAATCAAATCAGGTACGGCTTCCCCGGCCAAATCACCGGAACAGCCACTGGGCGCCCTCCTCCCTTGGGCTGAACGGTATATACACCATCTCGCTGACAGATTTCAATATCTGTCAGCGAGACGCTGTGAGATGACAGCCATGCGCGGAGCGCGTCCTTGCCCGAAATACCGGTCTGGATTGGGACTGAATCGAAAGGGGCCGCTTCACGCAGCGACCCCTTTGCCGGGAAAATGTCTTGGGGATGAAATCTAGCCCCGGTTAGCCCGGAGAATACACCCAGACTGTGACCGGAGGGATTCCGGACGATTACTGTCCACCACCCTGACCCATTATTTTCGGCAAGGTCCTATTGCTGCGCATCCTTCGGCGGCATCCGCGGGGGCGGCAGCGGCGTGAAGACCGATCCCTGGGCACCCGCCGGCGGGGCCACGAACGTCCCGGTCGTGGAATCGCCGCCTGATGTCTCCAGGATCGTCTTCGGCGTGATGTACTCCCTGACGAAGTCCATGATGGTGCCGTCGCCGCCGCCGAAATCCGCCGCCCGGCCGCCTTGCGGGCGCCCGGCCTTGATCTCGTTGTCGGCGGTGTGGGTCTGCTCGGCCAGCGCCTCGCTGTAGGGAATGCGGAAGGCGCGCGGGACCGCGCTCGGCCGGTTGTCCTCGTCGAGCTCCTCGACCCAGAGATAGATCGAGCCCGGATCGCCCTCCAGCGAATGCGGCTCCACGATCCGCGTCGACAGCAGCTTGAAATTCGCCGGCAGCTTTTCCGCGGACGCCCAGCCGAGCAGGCCGCGCATGCCGCCGAAGCTGACGAAGTAGAAGGCACTGGTCACGACGATGACGACGGCCTTCAGCGACCAGTGCAGCCGCGCATAGACCAGCACGATCAGCAGCAGCGCGCCGATCACCGCATAGGCGACCGCGAGCGTGAGGATGATTGATTGCAGACTAGTCACGGCCAAGCACCCTGACGCCGGATTTAGGGGCGCCGGTGTTCGGATCGAGGTCGGCGCCGTTACGCCAATTGCTGCGGAAGGTCTCGAGCAGCGATTTTGGCCGCTGGTCCACGTTGATCACCTTGCCCTCGGCATCGAGGCGGAACCTGACCGCGGTCTTCTCGTCGCCGGTGTGATCGACGGTCAGCTTGTCGTCGAAGATCACCTGCGCCGTCGGGTTGAGCTTCTGCACCTTCACGTTGGCCTGCACCGGCTCGCCGGTGGTGGCCTGGAAATGCGAGACGTTGACGGTGTACTCGCCGGCGACGATGCCGCGCAGGGTGACGATCTCCTCGCGGATCGGCGATGCGATCTTCTTGCCGTTCACGACGATGAAGTCATTGGCGCCGCCGCGGTCGTCGCGATCGAGCGTCAGGAAACCGGCCTCGCGATGCCGGTACCATGCGATGTTGCCGGCAGGGTCCTGCACGAACAGGTCGAGATCGTCGGGATGGTTGTCCGGCCAGTCCATGGTGATGATGAACTCCGCCTTGGATTCGATCTTGCCTTCCTTGGAGTCGGGCGAAACCGACAGCAGCGCCAGGAAGAACAGGAAGGCGATCACTTGCAGCGCCTTGAACAGCATGACGCCAAGCGGATCGAACGGCTCCTCGCGCGGATAGAGCCCGAATTCATCCATCATGGCGGCGTTCCAAAGCCGGGGTGACGTGCGTTTCGGTCAGCACGACGGCATCGGAAAACACCCGCTGGGTCGCGGAATCGAGCATGTAGTACTGGACGCGAACCAGGATCGATCCGATCAGGCCGGCAAGCGTCGTGTACATTGCGACCGCCATGCCGTCGCTCATCAGGCCCATCGACGATTTCATCGCGACCTTGTCGGCGGCATCGAGGCTTGCGATCGGCGCCAGCATGATGATGAAGCCGATGATGGTGCCGAGCAGGCCGAGTTTCATCAGCGTGTCGGAGGCGAAGGCGCCAAATCCGTTGGAGCCGCGCAGCCGGTCCGCCAGCGTGCGCAGCAGCAGGGTCTGGTCGATCGGCCCCTTGGCCTGCGCGTCGGCTTTCTGCACCAGGCTGCGGATATGATCGGTGACGAGCCCGCCAGGCAGGCCCTTGGCGTCTGCGGCAAGCGCACCCGCGCCGTCGGGTGCGGCGAGCACCGATCGACAGGAGCGCGCCACCTCGCCTTCGCGCGCGATCGCCCGCGTCCGCCAGAAGCAATGGATGCAGGTCAGGACGTAGAGGACGGCAATGACGCTGGAAATGTAGGTGCGGTCGGAGTGGACCATCAGTCTGATCAGGCCGTAACGCCACAGCAGGAACGCGGCGAAAATCGACAGCCCGGTGAAGATCATCCAGAGCAGCAGCACGCTGCGCTCCGCCGTATCAGTGCCGGCCGATGCGGCCGAGGCGCCGACCCTGGCACTCATGCTGCGTTATCTCCCGTTGCCGACCGTTCCATCAAGCCGTGCGATCTCTCCTCCGGTTAGAGCAGAGCCGAAAAATGCCGTCCAAAGACATCTGCCCAAGTTTCGTTGGGCAAATTGCCCGATCTCTTGCCTCATCGCTGGGTTGCATTGGCTCGGAACCAGCTTGCTGCTACCGTTCGCTACTTGCGTTTGGGCGTGTCGTTCCACAACGCGCTCCGGCTGAGGAGTGATCGCATGCGCCTCGTGCTTCAACTGGTCGCCCGCCTGCTCGTCATCGTCGCGTTCTGCCTCGGCGCGGCCACGGTCTGGGCCACGATCGATGCCTATCGCAGCGTCGATCGCGCTACGGAAGCCTCCGCCGAACGGGTGTCGCAAGCGCTCGAAGGGCTGTACTGGCGCGAGTTGCTGCTGCGCAGCAACCGGATGCGTGAACAATTGCTCCCCTCGCCGGACTGGCGCACCATCGAGACCATGGGCCTGATCGCCCCGGGCATCTGCGTCCAGTTCGAGCCCGCCGGCGCGTTCGAAAAGCCGCTTTGCGGCCAGAGCAAGGGCATCGGCAAGACGCCGCCGCGCTGGTTCGCAACCACCGTCCAGACGGTGCTCGGCGACCACACCACGGTTGAGCGGCCGATCAGCGAGCGCGCCGCGACCGGCGGAACCGTCCGCGCCACGCCCGATCCGGACGCCGCGATCGCGCTGGCCTGGCAGCACATCCTCGACAACATCCATGTCGCACTGTTGATGGCGCTCGCGATCGCCCTGCTCGCCTCGCTCGCCATCGCCCATACGCTGGCGCCGGCGCGAACCATCGTCACGGCACTGCAACGCATGGCCGACGGCGAATACCTGACGCCGCTGCCGCGGATCCGCTCGATGGAGCTGGCGATGATCGGACGCGCCGTGAGCGATCTCGGCGACCGCCTCGCGGCAGCCGAGGAAGAACGCACGGTGCTGACGCGGCGCCTGCTCGAGATCCGCAGCGACGAACGCCGCGCGCTCGCCCGCGAGCTGCATGACGAGTTCGGCCAGAACCTCACCGCCATCCTCGCCTTCGCCAACACGATCGAGGCCACCGCGCCGCAGAAGGATCCCGGCAACGAGATCGCGCAGGATGCGCGGATGATCTCGCAGGCGACGCGCCGCATCATGGCCTGCCTGCGCGATACGCTGAACCGGCTGCGTCATCCGCCGGCCGAGGAGCTCGGGCTGGAGGCAAGCCTGGTCAGCCTCGTCGATAGCTGGCGCTCGCGGGCCACGACCCAGCCGCTGATCCAGCTCGACCTGCAAGGCGATCTCGCCGACGTGCGCGGGACTGTCGCCGCCACCGCCTATCGCGTCGCGCAGGAATGCCTGACCAACGCGCTGCGCCACAGCGCGGCGCGCGAGATTGTGCTGCGGATCGAGCGGCGCACCGGCGCGGAGAATGCGCTGCTCGTGCGGGTCGAGGACGATGGCGGCGGCGATGCGGCCAAGGTGGCGGAATCGGCCGGCTTCGGCCTCACCGGCGTCAGCGAGCGGGTCGCCGCACTCGGCGGCTCGCTGTCGATCGCACGCGCCAGCCGCGGCCTCAGTGTTGCCGCCACGATCCCGCTCGCCGCCTGAGATGACGACCGCCAAGACGATAGCCTCGAAGG
Coding sequences within:
- a CDS encoding MotA/TolQ/ExbB proton channel family protein, with product MSARVGASAASAGTDTAERSVLLLWMIFTGLSIFAAFLLWRYGLIRLMVHSDRTYISSVIAVLYVLTCIHCFWRTRAIAREGEVARSCRSVLAAPDGAGALAADAKGLPGGLVTDHIRSLVQKADAQAKGPIDQTLLLRTLADRLRGSNGFGAFASDTLMKLGLLGTIIGFIIMLAPIASLDAADKVAMKSSMGLMSDGMAVAMYTTLAGLIGSILVRVQYYMLDSATQRVFSDAVVLTETHVTPALERRHDG
- a CDS encoding histidine kinase; the protein is MRLVLQLVARLLVIVAFCLGAATVWATIDAYRSVDRATEASAERVSQALEGLYWRELLLRSNRMREQLLPSPDWRTIETMGLIAPGICVQFEPAGAFEKPLCGQSKGIGKTPPRWFATTVQTVLGDHTTVERPISERAATGGTVRATPDPDAAIALAWQHILDNIHVALLMALAIALLASLAIAHTLAPARTIVTALQRMADGEYLTPLPRIRSMELAMIGRAVSDLGDRLAAAEEERTVLTRRLLEIRSDERRALARELHDEFGQNLTAILAFANTIEATAPQKDPGNEIAQDARMISQATRRIMACLRDTLNRLRHPPAEELGLEASLVSLVDSWRSRATTQPLIQLDLQGDLADVRGTVAATAYRVAQECLTNALRHSAAREIVLRIERRTGAENALLVRVEDDGGGDAAKVAESAGFGLTGVSERVAALGGSLSIARASRGLSVAATIPLAA
- a CDS encoding TetR family transcriptional regulator, giving the protein MNEAVVLTPERILEATEDVLRRFGLTKATVVDVARALDVSHGSVYRHFPSKASLRDAVAKRWLDRANEPLCKIAASSGPAPERLEKWLRTAFTIKQKKVCDDPEMFATYLALAQDAREVVEAYKDKQVDLVAKILADGVAQGVFEMDNVKATARAVFDATVRYHHPAHAEEWAKPECPSRIDALIALLLKGVRVCKQ
- a CDS encoding metallophosphoesterase, with amino-acid sequence MRLALFADIHANRQAFAACLDAARARGAERLVCLGDIVGYGADPEWAVDTVVGLVSEGAIAVRGNHDNAIGVPSDSMNADAQAAIDWTRGRLNGEQKAFLAGLPILREEDNRLYVHSEASDPAKWRYVRDTSDAARSMMATELQITFCGHIHRPGLYSMSSTAKMTSFVPTSGVPVQLLTGRRWLAVLGSVGQPRDGDPAASFAMFDTASREITYHRVPYDVATAAARIRANGLPHWLADRLPLGR